A stretch of the Aphis gossypii isolate Hap1 chromosome 2, ASM2018417v2, whole genome shotgun sequence genome encodes the following:
- the LOC114123024 gene encoding single-stranded DNA-binding protein 3-like has product MYSKGKGSSVPSDAQARERLALYVYEYLLHTGASKAAQTFLSEIRWDKNITLGEPPGFLSSWWCVFWDLYCAAPERRDNCEHSSEAKTFHDYGFVNPTNYNPGGVNGIGHNTGPSPGPMGPMPPNDSIPPGPGMPPSFFNNSNMRPSPTHPVSQSSPHPPPNAPHNQMMNQPFMGPRYPGGPRPGVRMPPHMPNDFNSPNQPMMNNMDIMRPGPPVMNPRMNLSRGGYGPPMRGMPPGNVMGPGPGPGMHPGMGMGPVGRPQWTPGNPNHPMGYTSSSPGNYPQGPPGPGTPLMASPQDSNSGGENMYTMMKSVPGGSMPGEFSMGNPDSAGPLGPMGPNSMGPVMNGDGIEGIKRSPPDGPSTPRDDSGSGMGDYNLGGYGGPVDNDQNESAAILKIKESMQEEAKRFEKDSDHPEYYIP; this is encoded by the coding sequence ATGTACTCGAAAGGCAAGGGGTCGTCGGTGCCGTCGGACGCACAGGCCAGAGAAAGGTTAGCGCTTTATGTTTACGAATACCTATTACACACTGGCGCCTCCAAAGCGGCGCAAACGTTCCTCAGCGAGATCCGCTGGGACAAAAACATCACGCTGGGCGAGCCGCCCGGGTTCCTCAGCTCTTGGTGGTGCGTATTTTGGGATCTATACTGCGCGGCGCCCGAACGCCGCGACAACTGCGAACATTCCAGCGAAGCCAAAACATTCCACGACTATGGTTTCGTCAACCCGACCAATTACAACCCCGGTGGCGTCAACGGCATTGGACACAACACAGGACCGTCCCCCGGACCCATGGGCCCGATGCCGCCAAACGATTCGATTCCTCCCGGACCCGGAATGCCGCCAAGCTTTTTCAACAATTCAAACATGAGACCGTCACCCACTCATCCCGTGTCACAGTCCAGCCCTCACCCGCCACCCAACGCTCCACACAATCAAATGATGAATCAGCCTTTCATGGGCCCCAGGTATCCCGGCGGACCTCGGCCCGGCGTGAGAATGCCACCCCATATGCCCAACGATTTCAATAGCCCAAACCAACCAATGATGAATAATATGGATATAATGCGTCCCGGACCGCCGGTAATGAATCCCAGAATGAATCTTTCGCGGGGCGGCTATGGTCCCCCGATGCGGGGCATGCCTCCTGGTAATGTTATGGGCCCCGGCCCCGGTCCTGGAATGCATCCGGGCATGGGCATGGGTCCAGTCGGTCGACCACAGTGGACACCGGGCAATCCAAACCATCCGATGGGATATACATCTTCGTCACCTGGGAATTACCCGCAAGGTCCCCCTGGTCCTGGTACACCGTTGATGGCGAGTCCTCAAGATTCAAACTCTGGTGGTGAAAACATGTATACAATGATGAAATCAGTACCTGGCGGTAGTATGCCAGGAGAATTTTCGATGGGAAATCCTGACTCTGCGGGACCGTTGGGTCCAATGGGACCAAACTCGATGGGCCCTGTAATGAACGGCGACGGTATTGAAGGTATAAAACGATCTCCGCCTGACGGGCCGAGCACACCGAGAGATGACAGTGGTAGTGGTATGGGTGATTATAACCTAGGAGGATACGGCGGACCTGTGGACAACGATCAAAATGAATCTGCggcaatattgaaaattaaagaaagTATGCAGGAAGAAGCAAAAAGGTTTGAAAAAGATTCTGACCATCCAGAGTATTACATACCATAA
- the LOC114123025 gene encoding uncharacterized protein F13E9.13, mitochondrial: MNTIQNIFKAKLNNVFGMIHVKPLPGTPLYGRSIKQIIYTACKEAEIYMKCGVDGIIVENMHDIPYVPAKEIGPEIVSSMTRVCSSIRQLVPEHIPCGLQILAAANEEAIAVAHATDFQFIRAEGFVFGHVADEGYMDACAGKLLRYRKSIDAQDVCIFTDIKKKHSSHAITHDVSLIETAKAAEFFLTDGIIVTGTATGQPAKPSDLIEVKSSVNVPVLVGSGITVNNVHEYRGADGFIIGSHFKKHGMWQNELNETTILEFMNCLKKD; this comes from the exons atgaacaccatacaaaatattttcaaggcCAAATTGAATAATGTCTTTGGGATGATTCATGTCAAACCATTACCAG GCACACCGTTGTATGGTAGGagcataaaacaaataatatacaccgCCTGTAAAGAGGctgaaatatatatgaaatgtGGAGTA GATGGTATTATCGTTGAAAACATGCATGACATACCCTATGTGCCTGCTAAAGAAATAGGTCCTGAAATTGTATCCTCAATGACTAGAGTTTGTTCATCGATTAGACAATTGGTGCCTGAACATATACCTTGTGGTCTACAA ATATTGGCTGCAGCCAATGAAGAAGCAATCGCTGTTGCACATGCAACAGACTTTCAGTTTATTAGGGCTGAAGGTTTTGTTTTTGGCCATGTCGCCGATGAAGGTTACATGGATGCATGTGCCGGTAAGTTATTGAGATATCGCAAATCCATAGATGCACAAGATGTGTGTATATTTACAGATATAAAGAAAAAGCACAG TTCACATGCTATCACTCATGATGTAAGTCTAATCGAAACTGCTAAAGCAGCAGAATTTTTTCTGACCGATGGAATTATAGTAACTGGAACTGCAACAGGACAACCCGCCAAACCAAGTGATTtaattg AAGTGAAGAGTTCTGTGAATGTTCCAGTACTTGTTGGATCTGGTATAACTGTTAACAATGTACATGAGTACAGAGGTGCTGACGGATTCATAATTGGATCTCACTTCAAGAAACATGGAAT GTGGCAAAATGAACTTAATGAGACtactattttagaatttatgaaTTGCCTAAAAAAAGACTGA
- the LOC114123021 gene encoding rac guanine nucleotide exchange factor JJ, with protein sequence MDEMNSFVPMTPPNNFVKELRGVLDQQNILSAKTKQKVLRDLDDHICDDNEKRIAKLRVRSIQEICVSETNYIHQLDKLITYFKRPIEEQKLASSQVISKLFGNVETILNVNKELLVQLHPAKENIGQVFLNTAPFLKLYSVYAFNYKNVLDTLQDLPKSHPKLHRFVCTQESRPDVAAKLNSLLITPIQRIPRYLMLLRELQNYTPTEHHGYNDIKAAVEQISKVADHINNLVQEQENMSRLVSIQRSLSGCGKVNIVLPGRKLIKEGPLMKVSPEGSTSIPRYLILLSDMILYCKEWVDPEKLVCLRVLPLNKCEAKSVMYKRGLFSINCQSVEFVFYTMDAPHATCSWVEMLQQSIDKCKANSLMPVKRCGPLKLVKRKKEDNTNKNDENCYSSPTKKMKSLNSLKDTTIAKSNQNMSYMASARNLVFNFGTTLKKLVGRNSV encoded by the exons atgGACGAAATGAATTCGTTTGTGCCTATGACGCCTCCGAATAATTTCGTCAAAGAACTGCGGGGAGTGTTAGATCAACAAAACATACTTTCGGCCAAAACCAAACAAAAAG TATTACGAGACTTGGACGATCATATTTGTGATGACAATGAGAAACGCATTGCAAAGTTGAGGGTTCGATCAATTCAAGAGATATGCGTCTCAGAAACAAATTACATTCATCAGTTGGACAAATTGATTACA TATTTTAAACGTCCAATAGAAGAACAGAAACTTGCCTCTAGTCAAGTTATCAGTAAATTGTTTGGCAATGTTGAGACAATACTGAACGTGAATAAAGAACTTTTGGTTCAATTGCATCCAGCCAAAGAAAATATCGGACAAGTTTTTTTGAACACGGCCCCTTTTCTTAAACTTTATTCAGTTTACGCATTCAATTACAAGAATGTATTGGATACActtcaa GATTTACCAAAATCTCATCCAAAACTTCATCGCTTTGTATGTACACAAGAATCAAGGCCAGATGTAGCTGCTAAATTGAATTCACTTTTGATAACACCCATTCAAAGAATACCTCGTTATTTAATGCTTTTACGCGAACTTCAGAATTACACTCCTACTGAACATCAtggttataatgatattaaag ctGCTGTAGAACAAATAAGTAAAGTTGCAGACCATATCAATAACTTAGTTCAAGAACAAGAAAACATGTCCAGATTAGTAAGCATTCAACGTAGTCTTTCTGGCTGTGGCAAAGTTAACATTGTACTACCAGGACGTAAATTGATTAAAGAAGGTCCTCTAATGAAAGTATCACCCGAAGGCAGTACATCTATTCCTCGTTACTTAATTTTGCTAAGTGACATGATACTGTATTGTAAAGAGTGGGTGGATCCAGAAAAGTTAGTTTGTCTCAGAGTATTGCCACTCAATAAGTGTGAAGCCAAATCTGTCATGTACAAAAGAGgattgttttcaataaattgtcaGTCTGtagaatttgtattttacacaatGGATGCACCACATGCTACATGTTCTTGGGTAGAAATGTTACAGCAATCTATTGACAAG tgcAAAGCCAATTCTTTGATGCCAGTAAAAAGATGCGGTCCTTTGAAATTAGTCAAAAGAAAAAAGGAAgataacacaaataaaaatgatgaaaattgttattcaaGTCCAaccaaaaaaatgaaatcattaaacagccttaaa gaTACAACAATTgctaaatcaaatcaaaatatgtcATACATGGCTTCGGCAAGAAAtcttgttttcaattttggaacaacactaaaaaaattagtggGAAGAAATTCAGTATAG
- the LOC114123022 gene encoding aurora kinase C-like: MSSFALKSKENRIQKPRPPQVATVTSNASSASGRTVAFGTTTTTVSTAKPGGGQYRRSVSTAISKTPDLLHPPKFGGQQLSNRNCKPDITKNLPSKPIQKPPSQPCEPAAQTRIPSKEVFKIPTVANIPKKPTQVAKPPTTVNQLQNNMKAASLEEKPKPCTDQENNKNMGLTNKKDDMKWTLDNFDIGKALGKGKFGNVYLAREKSSGFIVALKVLFKTQILKANVEHQLKREIEIQTHLRHPNIVRMFGYFHDDARVYMILEYAPKQLYKELQAQENQRFSEVRAALYIKQLTEALIYCHDKNIIHRDIKPENLLLTKAGDLKIADFGWSVHTRDSKRMTLCGTLDYLPPEMVSGNSHDKSVDVWSVGVLLYEILVGKPPFEAPTYEETYKRILNAQYIFPQHVAPLARDLISRLLRVRPETRLPLQEVLLHDWIKIHTNLLK; the protein is encoded by the exons ATGAGTAGTTTCGCGCTCAAGTCAAAAGAAAACCGAATACAGAAACCGCGGCCACCTCAGGTAGCTACCGTTACTTCAAATGCTTCGTCCGCATCGGGTCGCACCGTGGCTTTCGGGACGACCACAACCACCGTTTCAACTGCTAAACCAGGTGGTGGTCAATACCGCCGTTCAGTCTCTACAGCTATTAGCAAAACCCCAGATCTATTACACCCGCCCAAGTTTGGTGGTCAACAGCTGTCCAACCGCAATTGTAAGCCAGACATCACTAAAAATCTGCCTTCCAAACCCATACAGAAACCTCCATCACAACCATGTGAACCGGCAGCCCAGACGAG GATTCCTTCCaaagaagtatttaaaattccaaCTGTTGCCAATATACCAAAAAAACCTACACAAGTGGCCAAACCACCTACTACAGTTAatcaacttcaaaataatatgaaagcaGCCAGTCTTGAGGAAAAACCTAAACCTTGTACTgatcaagaaaataataaaaacatggggctaacaaataaaaaagacGA tatgaaaTGGACTTtggataattttgatattggtAAAGCATTGGGAAAAGGAAAATTTGGAAACGTATATCTTGCCAGAGAAAAGAGTTCTGGATTCATTGTTGctcttaaagttttatttaaaacgcaAATCTTAAAAGCAAATGTTGAGCATCAGCTCAAAAGAGAAATTGAAATTCAGACACATTTAag gcATCCTAATATTGTACGTATGTTTGGATATTTCCATGATGATGCTAGAGTGTATATGATACTAGAGTATGCACCGAAGCAGCTTTATAAAGAATTACAAGCTCAAGAAAATCAACGTTTCTCTGAagttag GGCAgcattgtatattaaacaattaaccgaagcattaatttattgtcatgataaaaatattattcatcgaGATATAAAACCAGAGAATCTTTTACTTACTAAAGCAGGTGATTTGAAAATTGCTGATTTCGGGTGGTCTGTACATACACGTGATTCcaa gcgTATGACATTATGTGGAACATTGGACTATTTACCACCAGAAATGGTGAGCGGTAACTCTCATGACAAATCAGTCGATGTATGGAGTGTaggtgttttattatatgaaattttagTTGGTAAACCACCTTTTGAAGCTCCAACATATGAAGAAacatataaaagaatattaaatgctcaatatatttttccgcAACATGTTGCTCCACTTGCTAGAGATCTCATATCAcgt TTATTAAGAGTGAGACCAGAGACTCGTTTACCTCTCCAAGAAGTATTACTACATGACTggataaaaatacacacaaatcttttaaagtaa
- the LOC114123026 gene encoding uncharacterized protein LOC114123026 has product MKVSAATAVLVALVATVQSSDPCNISTCYKSGTTKPPTTVTPTRLPVQSSSTPTSHQQTTYAKDHVHSSTATKSGVNTTATTTSGASVNGTERTTVVKSSSGVAGNVTTPKPTMTDGHVALKQKLNTIAVKCKDELHAPQEIMALVSNTVVPQNEQQRCYLECVYKNLNLIKNNKFSVDDGKAMAKIRFANQPEEHKKAVTIIETCEKEAIIDPKTTEKCAAGRVIRNCFVKNGEKINFFPKA; this is encoded by the exons AGCTCGGACCCGTGTAATATATCCACTTGCTATAAGAGCGGAACGACGAAGCCACCCACGACCGTGACGCCTACTCGTCTGCCGGTGCAGTCATCGTCTACACCAACCAGCCATCAACAGACCACGTACGCCAAGGACCATGTGCACAGTTCGACCGCTACCAAGTCCGGAGTTAATACCACCGCCACGACAACTAGCGGAGCGTCGGTCAACGGCACGGAGCGAACAACTGTCGTAAAATCTTCCTCCGGGGTAGCTGGAAACGTCACAACACCAAAGCCAACa ATGACGGATGGGCATGTAGCTCTAAAACAGAAGTTGAACACAATCGCGGTAAAATGCAAGGATGAATTGCACGCACCTCAGGAAATCATGGCACTGGTCAGTAATACGGTGGTACCTCAGAATGAACAGCAAAGGTGTTATTTAGAATGCGTGTATAAAAATCTTAACTTGATCAAGAATAACAAGTTCAGTGTGGACGATGGCAAGGCGATGGCTAAGATACGTTTCGCTAATCAACCGGAAGAACACAAGAAAGCAGTGACAATAATAGAGACTTGCGAAAAAGAGG ctaTTATCGATCCGAAAACTACTGAAAAATGCGCAGCTGGACGAGTGATCAGAAACTGCTTTGTTAAAAACGgagaaaaa ATCAATTTCTTCCCTAAAGCATAA